Proteins from one Thermobifida alba genomic window:
- a CDS encoding AAA family ATPase: protein MERRLLELSVENFRSLRRVKIPLGPLNVLVGPNGVGKTNVLDVFGFLADIIRYDIEPALNARGGFSATAFRGMEGTPSHIRINLKATWTRNSSHNAPDEYELRITQRSKGESVSLSRRESFRFKRTQGRGRRITISGQRAQVVDVKQETKEETRHSIGLRRLSSGLSVLPRLTDESGGTEVAALAERLASFRVFDVNVSAACNPTRYPVAMNHLSLADGAFTLAPDASNLAAFLLWLREEEEEAWGQLEEDAREVLPQLNRIDFDFPSGAGREVVIVLHEKGLNGPIQLIDASYGTIRLLGLLALLYDPYPPALTCIEEIDHGLHPQALELLVERLRDASERTQFLIATHSPALADRLKPHELIVCQRDEQGASQVPALSTRQIEEIVEASEGLPLGELWFSGSLGGDL, encoded by the coding sequence GTGGAGAGACGGCTGCTTGAGCTGAGCGTCGAGAACTTCCGCAGCCTGCGTCGAGTCAAGATTCCGCTCGGACCGCTCAATGTGCTGGTCGGACCCAATGGCGTGGGAAAGACGAATGTACTCGACGTGTTCGGATTCCTTGCCGACATCATCCGGTACGACATCGAGCCCGCACTGAACGCCAGAGGCGGTTTCTCGGCAACTGCGTTTCGGGGGATGGAAGGAACGCCGTCCCACATCCGGATCAACCTGAAGGCCACTTGGACCAGGAACAGTAGTCACAACGCCCCCGACGAGTACGAGCTGCGTATCACCCAACGTTCGAAAGGAGAATCCGTTTCGCTGTCACGCCGGGAGAGCTTTAGGTTCAAACGCACTCAGGGGCGCGGACGGCGGATCACCATCAGTGGGCAGAGGGCCCAAGTGGTCGACGTGAAGCAGGAGACCAAGGAGGAGACGAGACACTCGATCGGTCTGCGCCGTCTCAGCAGTGGGCTGTCCGTCCTCCCTCGGCTGACCGACGAGTCCGGCGGGACCGAGGTGGCCGCGCTTGCAGAACGGCTCGCTTCGTTTCGGGTGTTTGACGTGAACGTTTCCGCGGCCTGTAACCCTACGCGCTACCCGGTTGCCATGAATCACCTCTCACTGGCTGACGGGGCTTTCACGCTGGCCCCCGACGCTTCCAATCTCGCCGCGTTCCTGCTGTGGCTGCGAGAGGAGGAGGAAGAGGCGTGGGGGCAGCTTGAGGAGGACGCTCGGGAAGTCCTGCCGCAGCTGAACCGGATCGATTTTGACTTTCCTTCGGGGGCGGGGCGCGAGGTCGTCATTGTGCTGCACGAAAAAGGGCTGAACGGTCCTATACAGCTCATTGACGCTTCCTATGGGACCATCCGGCTGCTGGGACTTCTCGCACTGCTCTACGATCCGTATCCGCCCGCACTCACCTGTATTGAGGAGATCGACCACGGTCTTCACCCGCAGGCGTTGGAGTTGCTGGTCGAACGCCTCCGGGACGCGAGTGAACGCACTCAGTTCCTCATCGCGACTCACTCACCTGCCCTCGCCGACCGGTTGAAACCCCACGAATTGATCGTCTGCCAGCGTGACGAGCAGGGAGCTTCACAGGTTCCGGCGCTGTCCACCAGACAGATCGAGGAGATCGTGGAGGCCAGCGAAGGGCTGCCGCTGGGAGAACTGTGGTTCTCGGGCAGTCTGGGAGGGGACCTTTGA
- a CDS encoding ABC-three component system protein — protein sequence MKSWQRFLVRPMVRAKLSELHSQGFESFFHSLMQLRYPDFVPVRTQGRLGDLSADGLTINNRKLYACYAPETYDASEIRRKFTKDLAGALEKRGDEFDTFVFVHNDLRGVGPVVSSELSKARTAHPSIAFEVFGAARFIQEMCRLEVPDAEDLLGQEFPAEETVSGVELRDLAPLLDELREKRAQARPPGAISPPPRNKLEYNGFSVDLRDELVQRMKYVPLVEAYYQQRNDPFERDEAAAAFHVEYQRISQEHEDPDEVFYQLQQYVLGNKAPSRKRYVDAQVILMYFFGECEIFKVPPKDWQPSDDYTEVAG from the coding sequence GTGAAGTCCTGGCAGCGGTTTCTCGTGCGGCCGATGGTGCGAGCGAAGCTCAGTGAACTGCACAGCCAAGGGTTCGAGTCCTTTTTCCACAGCTTGATGCAACTTCGCTACCCCGACTTCGTGCCGGTTCGCACCCAGGGCCGTCTGGGGGATCTGAGCGCCGACGGACTCACGATCAACAACCGGAAGCTCTACGCGTGCTACGCGCCGGAGACCTACGACGCCTCCGAGATCAGAAGAAAGTTCACGAAGGACCTCGCCGGGGCCCTGGAGAAGCGCGGGGACGAGTTCGACACCTTCGTCTTCGTCCACAACGACCTCCGGGGGGTCGGGCCGGTGGTCAGCTCAGAGCTCAGCAAAGCCCGGACGGCCCACCCCTCCATCGCGTTCGAAGTGTTCGGAGCGGCCCGTTTCATCCAGGAGATGTGCAGACTTGAAGTCCCGGATGCGGAGGACCTGCTCGGACAGGAGTTCCCCGCGGAAGAGACGGTCTCCGGGGTCGAGCTGAGGGACCTCGCTCCGCTCCTCGACGAACTGAGGGAGAAGCGGGCACAGGCCAGACCGCCGGGAGCGATTTCTCCGCCGCCGCGCAACAAGCTCGAATACAACGGATTCTCCGTCGACCTGCGGGACGAACTGGTGCAGCGCATGAAGTACGTCCCTCTGGTCGAGGCCTACTACCAGCAGCGGAACGACCCGTTCGAACGCGACGAGGCCGCTGCCGCCTTCCACGTCGAGTACCAGCGGATCAGCCAGGAACACGAGGACCCCGACGAGGTCTTCTACCAGCTTCAGCAGTACGTTCTCGGCAACAAGGCTCCCTCGCGGAAGAGATACGTCGACGCGCAGGTCATCCTGATGTACTTCTTCGGGGAGTGTGAGATTTTCAAGGTCCCGCCCAAAGACTGGCAGCCGTCGGACGACTACACGGAGGTGGCAGGGTGA
- a CDS encoding ABC-three component system middle component 6, with product MITPTKGIAPQRALLAVGAQILLATERQSVTVTQAWRRLKEWRAEHRHTSPIPFWWFVLALDVLYALGVVELRHDVLVFRERPHAA from the coding sequence GTGATCACCCCGACGAAGGGCATCGCGCCGCAACGCGCCCTGCTCGCGGTCGGTGCGCAGATCCTGCTGGCCACCGAACGCCAGTCCGTCACCGTCACCCAGGCGTGGCGGCGGCTCAAGGAGTGGCGGGCCGAGCACCGGCACACCTCCCCCATTCCCTTCTGGTGGTTCGTCCTGGCTCTCGACGTCCTCTACGCGCTGGGAGTGGTCGAACTCCGCCACGACGTCCTCGTGTTCAGGGAGCGTCCCCATGCTGCGTGA
- a CDS encoding ABC-three component system protein, giving the protein MLRELGSDDPRFRTVRFRPGLNLLVADRTETSTDDQSRNAVGKTSVVELLHFLLGADKTKLTTHKATVDSIFQLDMDWPGQETPIRVRRTGRRPSEVLLNPDVTRGPQTLFDGERPVPLKEWRAAIERDLFGIRPEDKGLSGRTLLSLYLRREERDGFNDALKPAGRASAHLVTTNLCYLLGMDWALARRYADLSERESTRRKLAAAEKDPVWGRIVGSSAELRGQIRTVQQRVDDLQRQIDEFQVVPEYEEIQREADEVNSRIRKLRNDEVVHRRNLEELEQAVTDVHEPDDRYLEQAYAELNVVLGDQVRARFDQVREFHQAVVRNRRHYLDEEIAQLRERIRASEREREELGLRQAELMRVLNEGGALDTLTVMQHALGRELAHLEALQHRLNAAQALEQSKREIDREKDRLEEEMQTDIEERAEVEQQANALFSSFVQELYGNDRTPYLAFKARKSALDIILQLDSDDSSGISNMKTFCFDLTCAIIAHRAGRGPDFLVHDSKLYDGVDERQVHRALTLAARLMEDEGMQYVVTINSDDLAKAENLGFDPAPYVIEPRLDDTPDGGLFGFRF; this is encoded by the coding sequence ATGCTGCGTGAACTCGGATCGGACGACCCCCGTTTCCGCACGGTCCGCTTCCGGCCGGGGCTCAACCTGCTCGTCGCCGACCGGACCGAGACCTCCACCGATGACCAGAGCCGCAACGCCGTCGGCAAGACAAGCGTGGTGGAACTGCTGCACTTCCTGCTCGGGGCTGACAAGACGAAGTTGACCACCCACAAGGCCACCGTCGACTCGATCTTCCAGCTCGACATGGACTGGCCGGGGCAGGAGACACCGATCAGGGTCAGGCGGACCGGCCGTCGGCCGAGCGAGGTCCTGCTGAATCCGGACGTTACACGGGGGCCGCAGACTCTCTTCGACGGTGAGCGGCCCGTTCCGCTCAAGGAGTGGCGTGCCGCCATCGAACGCGACCTGTTCGGCATACGCCCTGAGGACAAGGGACTCAGCGGACGCACCCTACTCAGCCTCTACCTGCGCCGTGAGGAGAGGGACGGGTTCAACGACGCGCTCAAACCCGCGGGACGGGCCTCCGCCCACCTGGTCACCACCAACCTGTGCTACCTGCTCGGCATGGACTGGGCGTTGGCCCGGCGCTACGCCGACCTCTCCGAGAGGGAGTCGACCAGGAGGAAACTGGCCGCCGCGGAGAAGGACCCCGTGTGGGGCCGGATCGTCGGCTCGTCGGCGGAACTACGCGGCCAGATTCGCACGGTCCAGCAGCGGGTCGACGACCTGCAACGGCAGATCGACGAATTCCAGGTGGTCCCCGAGTACGAGGAGATCCAACGGGAAGCCGACGAGGTCAACAGCCGCATCCGCAAACTCCGCAACGACGAGGTCGTCCACCGCCGCAACCTGGAAGAGCTGGAACAGGCCGTCACCGACGTGCACGAACCCGACGACCGCTACCTGGAACAGGCCTACGCCGAACTCAACGTCGTCCTCGGCGACCAGGTTCGGGCCCGTTTCGACCAGGTCAGGGAGTTCCACCAGGCAGTGGTGCGCAACCGTCGGCACTACCTGGACGAGGAGATCGCCCAGCTCCGGGAACGCATCAGAGCCAGCGAACGGGAACGCGAGGAACTGGGACTCCGCCAGGCCGAACTCATGCGCGTCCTGAACGAGGGCGGAGCACTGGACACGCTCACCGTCATGCAGCACGCCCTCGGCCGGGAACTCGCCCACCTCGAAGCGCTGCAACACCGGCTCAACGCAGCACAGGCCCTGGAACAGAGCAAACGGGAGATCGACCGGGAGAAAGACCGCCTCGAAGAGGAGATGCAGACCGACATCGAGGAGCGGGCCGAGGTCGAACAGCAGGCCAACGCCCTGTTCAGCTCGTTCGTCCAGGAGCTCTACGGAAACGACCGCACACCCTATCTCGCCTTCAAGGCACGCAAGAGCGCGTTGGACATCATCCTGCAGCTCGACAGCGACGACAGCAGCGGGATTTCCAACATGAAGACCTTCTGCTTCGACCTGACCTGCGCGATCATCGCGCACCGTGCGGGACGCGGCCCCGACTTCCTGGTCCACGACAGCAAGCTCTACGACGGTGTGGACGAACGCCAGGTCCACCGGGCGTTGACGCTGGCCGCCCGGCTCATGGAAGACGAAGGCATGCAGTACGTCGTCACCATCAACTCCGACGACCTCGCCAAGGCCGAGAACCTCGGATTCGATCCGGCCCCCTACGTCATCGAGCCCCGCCTCGACGACACCCCCGACGGAGGGCTCTTCGGCTTCCGGTTCTGA
- the drmA gene encoding DISARM system helicase DrmA — MSDKPVLTPPTARQIRAELERLVVEDLYGPVDGDEHEELPSGERPVDRYILGRLAPNGALIQPEEQDGLADSGVFDSDEPDVDDTGSTGPDAPAAPSMFCSAHGFTVCVEPQTTQLHARASWARYISVDNPDPEKQGKIYRREPHRGETEIPVDRDGEFGPFDLDPDQPGVCVRGRVRTYGGLRLVTVFLVNAQHGDAKSQELWLFQAELSLTAADGVSPVFVPRPESFAGGDRLDIEEQRRLAMTHRFAAEFAVGHSVAVDVETAPGDPMRAVRVRTSAVPGHELPATDVPNAADDPDLPELADLVVDMKALSEMDAVSARTALDPLVTGYRRWIERQRSRIDDPGTHLGDYRAEAERNLVDAEVAAERIGQAIDLLENDPRAFAAFRFANRAMYLQRVHSIAAQKRDGDEDQAIDDLVESLDVPRNRSWRPFQLAFLLLNLPSLTDPAHPERADDEGRIADLLWFPTGGGKTEAYLGLTAYTLAIRRLQGTVGAFRGHSGVAVLMRYTLRLLTIQQFQRAATLICACEVLRRQDEQTWGAVPFRIGLWVGGKVTPNRTDAAADWVKAKRTGRGGNRADGSPHQLMACAWCGSAIDPGTDIDVDTVRQRTLVHCPDLDCPFSSYNSQGEGLPVLVVDQEIYRLVPSLVIATVDKFAQLAWQGETRALFGGVRQVCERHGYLTGELHATVCGDARSHKAEHRGRSHPAASVRPAERLRPPDLIIQDELHLISGPLGSLVGLYETAVDRLATWEYPVPGREMTVNVRPKVIASTATVRRASRQISSLFAGRETRVFPPPGLDAADNFFARQRDPAVRDGRRYVGICAHGVRLRSTQIRLYVAVLAAAQKLHDKYGGNEITDPYMTLVGYFNSLRDLGGVRRVVEDDVATRLGRADERGLARRGRPLVEELTSRLGSEAIPQVLSRLQVPFPKTEDTRHPIDVLLATNMIAVGVDVSRLGVMIVNGQPKSTAEYIQATSRVGRSSPGLVFTVYGWSRPRDLSHYERFGNYHATLYRHVEALSVTPFAARAVDRGLMGLIVSLARNLSDTLNPNLGAGRFDRTGQLADHIVNEIERRAEQVTDNRSEALAVAEQANHRLDVWHQRRNRQGRDGITLAYKPPYKSKDVVGLLTDPGEGRWRPTTCPTSLREVEPGIRLVLNPDHGVGTDNEPPFLPNQEKNE, encoded by the coding sequence ATGAGTGACAAGCCGGTGCTCACGCCCCCCACCGCGCGTCAGATCCGAGCCGAACTCGAACGGCTCGTCGTCGAGGACCTGTACGGGCCGGTCGACGGAGACGAACACGAGGAACTGCCCAGCGGGGAACGTCCCGTCGACCGCTACATCCTCGGCCGCCTCGCCCCCAACGGCGCGCTCATCCAACCCGAGGAACAAGACGGGCTCGCCGACTCCGGAGTCTTCGACAGCGACGAGCCCGACGTGGACGACACCGGCTCCACCGGCCCCGACGCCCCCGCGGCACCCAGCATGTTCTGCTCCGCGCACGGATTCACCGTGTGTGTGGAACCGCAGACCACGCAGCTGCACGCCCGCGCCTCCTGGGCGCGCTACATCTCAGTGGACAACCCGGACCCGGAGAAGCAGGGAAAGATCTACCGTCGAGAGCCCCACCGGGGCGAGACAGAGATCCCCGTCGACCGGGATGGGGAGTTCGGACCATTCGACCTCGACCCCGACCAGCCGGGGGTGTGCGTGCGCGGCCGGGTACGCACCTACGGCGGGCTCCGACTGGTCACCGTCTTCCTTGTCAACGCCCAGCACGGCGACGCCAAGAGCCAGGAACTCTGGCTGTTCCAGGCCGAACTGAGCCTCACCGCCGCTGACGGAGTTTCCCCGGTCTTCGTGCCCCGTCCCGAGAGCTTCGCCGGCGGGGACCGGCTCGACATCGAGGAACAGCGGCGACTGGCCATGACCCACCGGTTCGCCGCCGAGTTCGCGGTCGGCCACAGCGTCGCAGTGGACGTCGAGACAGCCCCCGGAGACCCGATGCGGGCGGTCCGGGTGCGCACCTCGGCGGTCCCCGGACACGAACTTCCCGCGACCGACGTGCCCAACGCCGCAGACGATCCCGACCTGCCCGAACTCGCCGACCTCGTCGTGGACATGAAGGCGCTCTCCGAGATGGACGCCGTGTCCGCACGCACCGCCCTTGACCCGCTGGTCACCGGCTACCGGCGGTGGATCGAACGCCAGAGATCGCGGATCGATGACCCCGGAACCCACCTCGGCGACTACCGCGCCGAAGCCGAACGCAACCTTGTGGACGCCGAAGTCGCCGCAGAACGTATCGGCCAGGCCATCGACCTGCTGGAGAACGACCCCCGGGCGTTCGCCGCGTTCCGGTTCGCCAACCGCGCCATGTACCTGCAACGCGTCCACTCCATCGCTGCGCAGAAACGCGACGGCGACGAAGACCAGGCCATCGACGACCTGGTGGAGTCCCTGGACGTGCCGCGCAACCGCAGCTGGCGCCCCTTCCAGCTCGCCTTCCTGCTGCTCAACCTGCCCTCACTCACCGACCCGGCCCACCCCGAACGGGCCGACGACGAAGGCCGCATCGCTGACCTGCTGTGGTTCCCGACCGGTGGCGGCAAAACCGAGGCCTACCTTGGCCTCACCGCCTACACGCTCGCCATCCGCCGCCTTCAGGGCACGGTCGGTGCGTTCCGCGGACACTCCGGGGTGGCCGTCCTCATGCGCTACACACTGCGGCTGCTCACCATCCAGCAGTTCCAACGCGCCGCCACCCTCATCTGCGCCTGCGAGGTACTCCGCCGCCAGGACGAACAGACATGGGGAGCAGTGCCCTTCCGCATCGGCCTGTGGGTGGGCGGCAAAGTTACCCCCAACCGCACCGACGCCGCCGCGGACTGGGTCAAGGCCAAACGCACCGGTCGCGGCGGCAACCGGGCCGACGGCTCCCCTCACCAGCTCATGGCCTGCGCCTGGTGTGGCAGCGCCATCGACCCCGGGACCGACATCGACGTCGACACCGTGCGGCAGCGCACCCTCGTGCACTGCCCCGACCTCGACTGCCCGTTCAGTTCCTACAACAGTCAAGGAGAGGGCCTCCCGGTTCTCGTCGTCGACCAGGAGATCTACCGCCTGGTGCCCTCCCTGGTCATCGCCACCGTCGACAAGTTCGCCCAACTCGCCTGGCAGGGCGAGACACGAGCCCTGTTCGGCGGGGTGCGCCAGGTCTGCGAGCGACACGGCTATCTCACCGGTGAACTCCACGCCACCGTCTGCGGAGACGCCCGGAGCCACAAGGCGGAACACAGAGGGCGGAGCCACCCTGCGGCGTCCGTCCGACCAGCGGAGCGGCTCCGCCCGCCGGACCTCATCATCCAGGACGAACTCCACCTCATCTCCGGCCCCCTGGGCTCACTGGTCGGCCTCTACGAGACCGCTGTGGACCGCCTCGCCACCTGGGAGTATCCCGTCCCCGGCAGGGAGATGACCGTGAACGTCCGCCCCAAGGTCATCGCCTCCACAGCGACAGTGCGACGCGCCTCCCGACAGATCAGCTCGCTGTTCGCGGGACGTGAGACCAGAGTCTTCCCACCACCGGGCTTGGACGCCGCGGACAACTTCTTCGCTCGCCAACGTGACCCCGCCGTCCGCGACGGCCGCCGCTACGTGGGGATCTGCGCGCACGGCGTCCGGCTCCGCTCCACCCAGATCCGCCTCTACGTGGCCGTGCTCGCCGCCGCCCAGAAACTCCACGACAAGTACGGCGGCAACGAGATCACCGACCCGTACATGACCCTGGTCGGCTACTTCAACAGCCTGCGCGACCTGGGCGGCGTACGCCGCGTCGTCGAGGACGACGTGGCCACCCGGCTCGGCCGCGCCGACGAACGGGGACTCGCCCGCCGCGGCCGTCCCCTCGTGGAGGAACTCACCTCCCGCCTCGGATCCGAAGCGATCCCGCAGGTCCTCTCCCGACTCCAGGTGCCGTTCCCGAAGACCGAAGACACACGCCACCCCATCGACGTGCTGCTGGCCACCAACATGATCGCCGTCGGCGTCGACGTCTCCCGTCTCGGCGTGATGATCGTCAACGGCCAACCCAAGTCCACCGCCGAGTACATCCAGGCCACCAGCCGCGTCGGCCGCAGCAGCCCCGGACTGGTGTTCACTGTCTACGGCTGGTCGCGCCCCCGCGACCTGTCCCACTACGAACGGTTCGGCAACTACCACGCCACTCTTTACCGGCACGTCGAAGCGCTCTCGGTGACCCCGTTCGCCGCCCGAGCCGTGGACCGCGGCCTGATGGGTCTGATCGTCTCCCTGGCCCGCAACCTCTCCGACACCCTCAACCCGAACCTCGGCGCAGGACGGTTCGACCGCACCGGGCAACTCGCCGATCACATCGTCAACGAGATCGAACGGCGCGCCGAACAGGTCACCGACAACAGGAGCGAGGCGCTCGCGGTCGCCGAACAGGCCAACCACCGCCTCGACGTATGGCACCAGCGCCGCAACAGGCAGGGCAGGGACGGCATCACCCTCGCCTACAAGCCCCCCTACAAGTCCAAGGACGTCGTCGGCCTGCTCACCGACCCCGGCGAAGGACGCTGGCGGCCCACCACCTGCCCCACCTCACTGAGAGAGGTGGAACCGGGAATCCGACTCGTCCTCAACCCCGACCACGGCGTCGGAACCGACAACGAACCGCCGTTCCTGCCCAACCAGGAGAAGAACGAATGA
- the drmB gene encoding DUF1998 domain-containing protein has translation MTGEPQRVGEVRANQLLHTYGVGSIVDLPNLSVIVLGLDEWKQAKSTPVKEDRLLATVRRKLGDQVTDLRTPPYTPPTRNVFDEWVRIGVPVGIFPRWLRCTSPVCNKIAPVDSGLFTLLPDPYRPDKTRYVHGCSGQGRKRPTAVPARFVLACADGHLDDFPWMYYAHQGAEPAPGDGGHSLTLSERGTSGEAANLFVRCSCGAGRSMAVAFGTDNAFRHLPACRGRHPHLGTFEGCGKPARAMSLGATNSWFPMQIRVFSLPQEDDELDNDIAENWSTLQMMTALSKEQAQPLITQMNFWPQLERHGFDKVWAAIQKRAVAKQETVDTSDEDGEIDILEPEWEAFTRPEPVTLPDFTTQRVATPRTATSFLDRVVLVPRLREVGALYGFTRVDAPEFDVLSTDHARVASLSIEKPTWVPCAEQRGEGIFLKFSEERIARWETSPAVQERERSLVEGHERWRAARQMKPGEWPGARYVLLHSLAHVLIRELALESGYGASGIAERIYARGGSQPMAGILLYTAAADSEGTLGGLVSLGKEPERLGAIIEQALDAARLCSSDPLCAEHDPVDHARLYGAACHACLFAAETSCVRGNHYLDRALVVDTMSQATRGAGFFG, from the coding sequence ATGACCGGCGAGCCGCAGCGCGTGGGAGAGGTACGCGCCAACCAGCTGCTGCACACCTACGGGGTCGGTTCGATCGTGGACCTGCCCAACCTCTCCGTCATCGTCCTCGGCCTCGACGAGTGGAAACAGGCCAAGAGCACCCCCGTCAAGGAGGACCGGCTGCTGGCCACGGTCCGCCGCAAACTCGGCGATCAGGTGACCGACCTGCGGACCCCGCCCTACACCCCGCCGACCAGGAACGTCTTCGACGAATGGGTCAGGATCGGCGTCCCCGTGGGAATCTTCCCCCGCTGGCTGCGCTGCACCTCCCCCGTGTGCAACAAGATCGCACCGGTCGACTCCGGTCTGTTCACCCTGCTGCCCGACCCCTACCGGCCGGACAAGACCCGCTACGTGCACGGCTGCTCCGGACAGGGACGCAAACGCCCCACCGCTGTACCCGCCCGGTTCGTGCTCGCCTGTGCGGACGGCCACCTCGACGACTTCCCGTGGATGTACTACGCGCATCAGGGAGCCGAACCCGCGCCGGGTGACGGCGGCCACTCACTGACCCTCAGTGAACGGGGCACCTCAGGAGAGGCCGCAAACCTCTTCGTCCGCTGCTCCTGCGGCGCCGGCCGTTCGATGGCCGTGGCCTTCGGGACGGACAACGCCTTCCGCCACCTTCCGGCCTGCCGGGGCCGGCACCCGCATCTCGGAACCTTCGAGGGGTGTGGCAAGCCGGCCCGTGCCATGTCCCTGGGCGCCACCAACAGTTGGTTCCCGATGCAGATCAGGGTGTTCAGCCTCCCCCAGGAGGACGACGAACTCGACAACGACATCGCGGAGAACTGGTCGACCCTCCAGATGATGACCGCCCTTTCCAAGGAGCAGGCGCAACCCCTGATCACCCAGATGAACTTCTGGCCGCAACTGGAACGCCACGGCTTCGACAAGGTCTGGGCCGCGATTCAGAAACGGGCCGTTGCGAAGCAGGAGACCGTCGACACCTCCGACGAGGACGGCGAGATCGATATCCTGGAACCCGAATGGGAGGCGTTCACCCGCCCCGAACCGGTCACCCTGCCCGACTTCACCACCCAGCGCGTCGCCACCCCCCGCACCGCGACGTCGTTTCTGGACCGGGTCGTCCTGGTGCCCCGACTGCGCGAGGTTGGCGCGCTCTACGGTTTCACCCGGGTCGACGCCCCCGAGTTCGACGTCCTCTCCACCGACCACGCCCGAGTGGCATCCCTGAGTATCGAGAAACCGACCTGGGTGCCGTGTGCGGAACAACGCGGCGAGGGCATCTTCCTGAAGTTCTCCGAGGAGCGGATCGCCCGTTGGGAGACATCACCGGCCGTCCAAGAGCGAGAGAGGAGCCTCGTCGAGGGGCACGAGCGGTGGCGCGCCGCCCGCCAGATGAAACCGGGGGAGTGGCCCGGAGCCCGCTACGTGCTGTTGCACTCACTGGCCCACGTGCTCATCCGCGAACTCGCCCTCGAATCCGGGTACGGAGCCTCCGGGATCGCCGAACGCATCTACGCCCGCGGAGGATCCCAGCCCATGGCGGGCATTCTCCTCTACACCGCCGCCGCCGACAGCGAGGGAACCCTCGGCGGACTGGTCTCCCTCGGCAAGGAACCCGAGAGGCTGGGAGCCATCATCGAGCAGGCACTCGACGCGGCCCGGCTGTGCAGTTCCGACCCCCTGTGCGCCGAACACGATCCCGTAGACCATGCCAGGCTCTACGGGGCGGCCTGCCACGCCTGCCTGTTCGCCGCCGAGACCTCCTGCGTACGCGGGAACCACTACCTGGACCGGGCACTGGTCGTCGACACCATGTCCCAGGCCACCCGAGGCGCCGGGTTCTTCGGGTGA
- the drmC gene encoding DISARM system phospholipase D-like protein DrmC, which produces MTKESGFRRGLVDTVVRIAAQLPARQAHAWAAILRRHPGPDQALEAELIAAAPGGGSASLASTLAAQWRREPKVPGTALALALLTASETSERAERLRAQVVVTGPSSLEQPTRLTSAAVFQLVASARRELLVVSFAAYRSAGLVGALAAATDRGVRIDLVLEDSTGAADAFSALQGRVRFWHWPSAERGANGRAALHAKVIAADCSSALVGSANLTGRALNENIEVGVFLRDPRTVRRIVGHFRALMGEDGPLKLLKTDLGQS; this is translated from the coding sequence GTGACGAAAGAATCCGGGTTCCGGCGGGGACTCGTCGACACGGTCGTTCGCATCGCCGCCCAGTTGCCCGCGCGGCAGGCTCACGCATGGGCGGCGATCCTCCGGCGGCATCCCGGACCAGACCAGGCGCTGGAAGCCGAACTGATCGCAGCCGCCCCCGGTGGCGGTTCGGCGTCACTGGCCTCGACGCTGGCCGCCCAGTGGCGTCGGGAACCGAAGGTTCCCGGAACGGCGTTGGCGCTGGCCCTCCTCACCGCGTCGGAGACAAGCGAACGTGCGGAACGGCTCCGGGCGCAGGTGGTCGTCACCGGTCCGTCGAGCCTGGAACAGCCCACCAGGCTCACCTCCGCTGCGGTCTTCCAGCTCGTGGCCTCTGCCCGGCGAGAACTCCTCGTGGTCAGCTTCGCCGCCTACCGGTCGGCGGGGCTGGTCGGTGCGCTGGCGGCAGCCACCGACCGGGGGGTGCGGATCGACCTTGTCCTGGAGGACTCCACGGGGGCGGCCGACGCGTTCTCCGCTCTCCAGGGCAGGGTCCGGTTCTGGCACTGGCCGTCGGCGGAACGGGGGGCCAACGGGAGAGCTGCCCTGCACGCCAAAGTGATCGCCGCGGACTGCAGCAGCGCGCTCGTGGGAAGCGCCAACCTGACCGGACGGGCACTGAACGAGAACATCGAGGTGGGGGTGTTCCTACGCGATCCTCGAACGGTGAGGCGGATCGTCGGACACTTTCGGGCATTGATGGGGGAAGACGGTCCGCTGAAACTGTTGAAAACAGATCTGGGACAGAGCTAG